A genomic stretch from Bradyrhizobium sp. 195 includes:
- a CDS encoding DUF6285 domain-containing protein, whose amino-acid sequence MQDEPTPLELTKSVADFLRSDITPLISGHQAFKLRVAINILDLVTRQLTQEEGSDAKEVERLRLLLGEDGSVTDLNRALAERIAKGEIDLATPGLAEHLWATTMDKLAVDQPNYASYKRELGRNG is encoded by the coding sequence ATGCAGGACGAACCGACACCCCTCGAGCTGACGAAGTCAGTCGCCGACTTCCTCCGCAGCGACATCACGCCGCTGATCTCCGGCCACCAGGCCTTCAAGCTGCGCGTCGCCATCAACATCCTCGACCTCGTCACGCGGCAGCTGACGCAGGAGGAGGGGAGTGATGCGAAGGAGGTGGAGCGTCTGCGCCTGCTGCTTGGGGAGGACGGCTCGGTGACGGATCTCAACCGTGCGCTGGCCGAGCGCATCGCCAAAGGCGAGATCGACCTCGCAACACCGGGCCTTGCCGAGCATCTGTGGGCAACCACGATGGACAAGCTCGCGGTCGATCAGCCGAACTACGCGTCGTACAAGCGGGAGCTGGGGCGGAACGGGTAG
- a CDS encoding flavin reductase family protein has protein sequence MDYAASDLTPRERYKVLTSFILPRPIAWVTTLGPTGVVNAAPFSFFNAFCEDPPLCMFAANRKPDGEDKDTFLNIQRTGEFVVNLADEPLARAMHESSGDFPPDIGEPDYLGLELAPSTKIAVPRLADTPWAMECKLWKLIDVNDDRRLIMGEGIHFHIRDELWDDKAMRVHMDRYHPIGRMFADRYCRTDDRVVFPAAEGAKTK, from the coding sequence ATGGACTACGCCGCCAGCGACCTCACGCCACGCGAGCGCTACAAGGTGCTGACGTCCTTCATCCTGCCGCGGCCGATCGCGTGGGTGACCACGCTCGGGCCGACCGGCGTGGTCAACGCCGCCCCGTTCAGCTTCTTCAACGCGTTCTGCGAGGACCCGCCACTCTGCATGTTCGCGGCGAACCGGAAGCCTGATGGTGAGGACAAGGACACCTTCCTCAATATCCAGCGCACCGGCGAGTTCGTGGTCAACCTGGCGGACGAGCCGCTGGCCCGGGCGATGCACGAGAGCAGCGGCGATTTTCCACCTGACATCGGCGAGCCCGACTATCTCGGCCTCGAGCTTGCGCCTTCGACGAAGATCGCGGTGCCGCGACTCGCCGACACGCCCTGGGCGATGGAGTGCAAGCTCTGGAAGCTGATCGACGTCAACGACGATCGCCGCCTGATCATGGGCGAAGGCATCCACTTCCACATACGCGACGAGCTGTGGGACGACAAGGCGATGCGGGTGCATATGGATCGCTATCACCCGATCGGCCGCATGTTCGCCGACCGCTACTGCCGCACCGACGACCGCGTCGTGTTTCCGGCGGCGGAAGGCGCAAAGACCAAATAG
- a CDS encoding VOC family protein: MFSHVMVGTNDLDKAKSFYDSLLSTLEVRPARVDGHRIFYITKTGVFSVSKPINGEPATCANGGTIGFACSSPEQVEAWHAAGLAAGGKTCENPPGIRDGGAAGKMYLAYLRDLDGNKICAMHRMPN; the protein is encoded by the coding sequence ATGTTCTCGCACGTGATGGTCGGCACCAACGATCTCGACAAGGCCAAATCATTCTACGACAGCCTGCTGAGCACGCTCGAGGTGCGGCCGGCCAGGGTCGACGGCCACCGCATCTTCTACATCACCAAGACCGGTGTGTTCTCGGTGTCGAAGCCGATCAACGGCGAACCGGCGACCTGCGCGAACGGCGGCACGATCGGTTTTGCGTGCAGCTCGCCCGAGCAAGTCGAAGCCTGGCACGCGGCCGGTCTCGCGGCCGGCGGCAAGACCTGTGAGAATCCACCGGGCATCCGCGATGGCGGCGCGGCCGGCAAGATGTATCTCGCCTATTTGCGCGACCTCGACGGCAACAAGATCTGTGCGATGCATCGGATGCCGAACTAA
- a CDS encoding efflux RND transporter periplasmic adaptor subunit: protein MSPTEPRSPVSRRKLGIFGVVALIAAGLVVGTGIRAREEQGSRLKEWTDDQAVPSVAVTQPSAKALSAAIDLPGRLEAYYRAPIFSRVSGYLKSWSADIGARVKAGQVIAEIEAPDLDQQLLQARADLASQQASARLSEATLNRRKTLVASNFVSAQEIDERTADLSNKNAAVNSGKANVERLEALAGYKKITAPFDGVVTARDTDVGALINAGGGSGPAMFVVSDITKLRVYVNVPQNYVPAIKIGAKATITLPEYPNRTFQATVEASSQAVDVASGTTRMQLGLDNSSGELMPGGYASVKLNLQRDSAPLSIPASALIFNSIGLRVATVGPDDKVLFKPVTIARDLGREIELASGIAADDRVITAPPDGLSDGDVVRVVGAKAKPATASEKQAPKG, encoded by the coding sequence ATGTCGCCCACTGAACCCCGCTCCCCGGTCTCGCGCCGGAAACTGGGCATCTTCGGCGTGGTGGCGCTGATTGCGGCTGGCCTCGTCGTGGGCACCGGCATCCGCGCCCGCGAAGAGCAGGGCTCCAGGCTGAAGGAGTGGACCGACGACCAGGCCGTTCCCAGCGTCGCGGTGACCCAGCCGAGCGCGAAGGCGCTCAGCGCCGCCATCGACCTGCCGGGCCGGCTGGAGGCCTATTACCGCGCGCCGATCTTCTCGCGCGTCTCGGGTTATCTCAAGAGCTGGAGCGCCGACATCGGCGCCCGCGTCAAGGCAGGGCAGGTGATCGCCGAGATCGAGGCGCCGGACCTGGACCAGCAATTGCTGCAAGCCCGAGCCGATCTCGCCAGCCAGCAGGCCAGCGCGCGGCTGTCGGAGGCCACGCTGAACCGGCGCAAGACGCTGGTCGCGTCCAACTTCGTTTCCGCGCAGGAGATCGACGAGCGCACGGCCGATCTCTCCAACAAGAACGCCGCCGTAAATTCAGGCAAGGCCAACGTCGAGCGTCTGGAAGCGCTGGCCGGCTACAAGAAGATCACCGCGCCGTTCGACGGCGTCGTCACCGCGCGCGACACCGACGTCGGTGCGCTGATCAATGCCGGCGGTGGCTCGGGCCCGGCGATGTTCGTGGTCTCCGACATCACCAAGCTGCGCGTCTACGTCAACGTGCCCCAGAATTACGTGCCGGCCATCAAGATCGGCGCCAAGGCGACGATCACGCTGCCGGAATACCCGAACCGGACTTTCCAGGCGACCGTGGAAGCTTCCTCGCAGGCAGTCGACGTCGCCTCCGGTACCACGCGCATGCAGCTCGGGCTCGACAATTCGAGCGGAGAGCTGATGCCCGGCGGCTATGCCAGCGTGAAGCTGAATCTCCAGCGTGACTCCGCACCGCTCAGCATCCCCGCCAGCGCGTTAATCTTCAACAGCATCGGCCTGCGCGTTGCCACCGTCGGGCCCGACGACAAGGTGTTGTTCAAGCCCGTGACCATCGCCCGCGACCTCGGCCGCGAGATCGAGCTCGCCTCAGGCATTGCAGCGGATGACCGCGTCATCACCGCGCCGCCGGACGGCCTCTCCGATGGCGATGTGGTGCGTGTGGTCGGCGCCAAGGCTAAGCCGGCCACGGCCTCCGAAAAGCAGGCGCCGAAGGGTTAG
- a CDS encoding GFA family protein, translating into MFAGYCHCADCQAWSAAPINAFSLWKSDSVRITKGEAELGTFNKTEHSYRKFCKRCGGHVMTEHPRMRLIDVYANLLKGYRHQPTLHANYASKMVSVRDSLPKYADLPAELGGSGEMLPD; encoded by the coding sequence ATGTTTGCAGGCTATTGCCATTGCGCCGACTGCCAGGCGTGGTCAGCGGCGCCGATCAACGCTTTCAGCCTGTGGAAGTCGGACAGTGTGCGCATCACCAAGGGCGAGGCGGAGCTCGGGACGTTCAACAAGACCGAGCATTCCTACCGAAAATTCTGCAAACGCTGCGGCGGCCACGTCATGACCGAGCATCCGCGGATGCGGCTGATCGACGTCTACGCCAATCTGCTGAAGGGATACCGACACCAGCCAACCCTGCATGCGAACTACGCAAGCAAGATGGTGTCGGTCCGAGATAGCCTGCCGAAATATGCCGACCTGCCGGCGGAACTCGGCGGCTCCGGGGAAATGTTGCCGGATTGA
- the yghU gene encoding glutathione-dependent disulfide-bond oxidoreductase, with protein MTDTPAYVPPKVWTWNKENGGQFASINRPIAGPTHDKELPVGKHPFQLYSLATPNGVKVTVMLEELLALGHKGAEYDAWLIKIGNGDQFGSGFVDINPNSKIPALVDRSGPEPIRVFESGSILFYLAEKFGAFLPKDIKTRTEAMSWLFWQMGSAPYLGGGFGHFYAYAPTKIEYAIDRFAMETKRQLDVLDRRLADNEYLAGKEYTIADMAVWPWYGALAKGLVYGAGEFLSVQDYKNVQRWTDRIAQRPAVKRGRMVNRVSGDPASQLHERHDASDFETRTQDKIAPAT; from the coding sequence ATGACCGACACCCCCGCCTACGTGCCGCCCAAAGTCTGGACCTGGAACAAGGAGAATGGCGGGCAGTTCGCCAGCATCAACCGCCCGATCGCCGGCCCGACCCACGACAAGGAGCTGCCGGTCGGCAAGCATCCCTTCCAGCTCTATTCGCTGGCGACGCCGAACGGGGTGAAGGTCACGGTGATGCTGGAGGAGCTTCTGGCGCTCGGCCACAAGGGTGCCGAATACGACGCCTGGCTGATCAAGATCGGCAATGGTGATCAGTTCGGCAGCGGCTTTGTCGACATCAACCCGAACTCGAAGATTCCTGCGCTGGTGGATCGCTCCGGTCCAGAGCCAATCCGGGTGTTCGAATCCGGCTCGATTCTGTTCTACCTCGCCGAGAAGTTCGGCGCGTTCCTGCCGAAGGATATCAAGACCCGCACCGAAGCGATGTCCTGGCTGTTCTGGCAGATGGGCAGCGCACCCTATCTCGGCGGCGGCTTTGGCCATTTCTACGCCTACGCGCCGACCAAGATCGAATACGCCATCGATCGCTTCGCGATGGAGACCAAGCGCCAGCTCGACGTGCTCGACCGGCGCCTTGCCGACAACGAATACCTTGCGGGCAAGGAGTATACGATCGCCGACATGGCGGTATGGCCGTGGTACGGCGCGCTCGCCAAGGGTCTGGTCTATGGCGCCGGCGAATTCCTCTCGGTGCAGGACTACAAGAACGTGCAGCGTTGGACCGACCGGATTGCGCAGCGCCCCGCCGTGAAGCGCGGCCGCATGGTCAACCGCGTCTCCGGCGATCCCGCCAGCCAGCTCCACGAGCGGCACGACGCCAGCGATTTCGAGACCAGGACGCAGGACAAGATCGCACCGGCGACCTAG
- a CDS encoding nitronate monooxygenase, with amino-acid sequence MKSPICDMLGIEFPLLAFSHCRDVVAAVSRAGGFGVLGATVHTPDTLERELKWIDDHVDGKPYGIDVLIPENISTSGEKDVTWKSLEARVPQEHRAYTRDLLKKYDIELTTTDVDANQPQPFDGKTALELLEVSFNHPIRLIANALGVPPKAMIEMGKKHGVPVAALVGAKEHALRQVAAGVDILVVQGTEAGGHCGEVSTMVLVPEVIKAIKEIRDVPVLAAGGIMTGRQMAACMAMGAAGAWTGSVWLATVEAETTEIFREKMIAASSRDAVRSRGRTGKPARQLRSVWTDAWDRAPDSPGALPMPLQSIISRDAFNSIDRAAASGNAKARDLVSYFVGQGVGLIDSVKSAGAVVQEFKEDFAEAVEHMNALVAE; translated from the coding sequence ATGAAATCGCCGATCTGCGACATGCTGGGCATCGAGTTCCCATTGCTGGCCTTCAGCCATTGCCGCGACGTCGTCGCCGCCGTCAGCCGCGCCGGCGGCTTCGGTGTGCTGGGTGCCACGGTGCACACGCCGGATACGCTCGAACGCGAGTTGAAATGGATCGACGATCACGTCGACGGCAAACCGTACGGCATCGACGTGCTGATTCCCGAGAACATCTCGACCTCGGGCGAGAAGGATGTCACCTGGAAGAGCCTGGAAGCGCGCGTGCCGCAGGAGCACCGCGCCTACACGCGCGACCTCCTGAAGAAATACGACATCGAGCTGACCACGACTGATGTGGACGCCAACCAGCCGCAGCCGTTCGATGGGAAGACGGCGCTGGAGCTGCTCGAGGTCTCCTTCAATCATCCGATCCGCCTGATCGCCAACGCGCTCGGCGTGCCGCCGAAGGCGATGATCGAGATGGGCAAGAAACACGGCGTGCCGGTCGCAGCGCTCGTCGGCGCCAAGGAGCACGCGCTGCGCCAGGTCGCGGCCGGTGTCGACATCCTCGTGGTGCAGGGCACCGAGGCCGGCGGCCATTGCGGCGAGGTCTCGACCATGGTGCTGGTGCCCGAGGTGATCAAGGCGATCAAAGAGATCCGCGACGTGCCGGTGCTGGCGGCCGGCGGCATCATGACCGGGCGGCAGATGGCGGCCTGCATGGCGATGGGCGCCGCCGGCGCCTGGACCGGTTCGGTGTGGCTGGCCACCGTCGAGGCCGAGACCACCGAGATTTTCCGCGAGAAGATGATCGCGGCGTCTTCGCGCGACGCGGTGCGCTCCAGGGGCCGCACCGGAAAGCCGGCGCGGCAGCTCCGCTCGGTCTGGACCGATGCCTGGGACCGCGCGCCGGACAGTCCGGGCGCGCTGCCGATGCCGCTGCAGAGCATCATCAGCCGCGATGCCTTCAACTCGATCGACCGGGCCGCGGCGAGCGGCAACGCCAAGGCGCGCGATCTCGTCAGCTATTTCGTCGGCCAGGGCGTCGGCCTGATCGACAGCGTGAAGTCGGCTGGCGCCGTGGTGCAGGAGTTCAAGGAAGATTTTGCCGAAGCCGTCGAGCACATGAATGCGCTGGTGGCGGAGTGA
- a CDS encoding phosphotransferase family protein, translating to MIEAELSRSVRRWCPGATGVTGAAKLSGGASQETWRFDIVHPDGPIGAILRRSPKGYGAAPTRAAGLAAEAQLMQTAFEAGVPSPRVMHVLVPEDDLGTGFIMQRVEGETIARKILRDDEFAPARPHLARQIGGILAGLHRLPKDKLPELRSRGATQEIAEFERDYRSLNWPKPVFELALRWLRDHDPGPSAETTLVHGDFRNGNLIIGADGVRAVLDWELAHLGDPMEDLGWVCVNSWRFGEIDKPVGGFGSREELFAGYEAAGSKADPARVKFWEVMGTLRWGIMCGGMMQRFREGPDHSMERAMIGRRASETEIDLLRLLAPRGS from the coding sequence ATGATCGAGGCGGAGCTTTCACGCAGCGTCCGGCGCTGGTGTCCGGGGGCGACCGGCGTCACCGGAGCAGCAAAACTGTCCGGCGGCGCCAGCCAGGAAACCTGGCGCTTCGATATCGTGCATCCCGATGGGCCGATCGGCGCGATCCTGCGCCGCTCGCCGAAAGGATATGGCGCGGCGCCAACGCGCGCGGCAGGTCTTGCCGCTGAAGCGCAGCTGATGCAGACCGCGTTCGAGGCCGGCGTGCCGTCGCCGCGCGTGATGCATGTGCTGGTGCCGGAGGACGATCTCGGCACCGGCTTCATCATGCAACGGGTCGAAGGCGAGACCATTGCGCGCAAAATCTTGCGCGACGACGAGTTCGCCCCGGCGCGGCCGCATCTCGCGCGGCAGATCGGCGGCATTCTCGCTGGCCTGCATCGACTGCCAAAGGACAAGCTGCCGGAGCTACGCAGCCGTGGCGCCACCCAGGAGATCGCCGAGTTCGAGCGCGACTATCGCAGCCTGAACTGGCCGAAGCCGGTGTTCGAGCTGGCGCTGCGCTGGCTGCGGGACCACGATCCCGGCCCGTCGGCCGAGACCACGCTGGTGCACGGCGATTTCCGCAACGGCAATCTCATCATCGGCGCCGACGGTGTCCGCGCGGTGCTCGACTGGGAGCTCGCCCATCTCGGCGATCCCATGGAGGATCTCGGCTGGGTCTGCGTCAACTCCTGGCGTTTCGGCGAGATCGACAAGCCGGTCGGCGGCTTTGGCTCGCGTGAAGAGCTGTTTGCAGGGTATGAGGCCGCCGGCAGCAAGGCCGATCCGGCGCGCGTGAAATTCTGGGAAGTGATGGGCACGCTGCGCTGGGGCATCATGTGCGGCGGCATGATGCAGCGTTTTCGCGAGGGCCCGGATCATTCCATGGAACGCGCGATGATTGGCCGCCGTGCGTCCGAGACCGAAATCGATCTGTTGCGGCTGCTGGCGCCGCGCGGGAGCTGA
- a CDS encoding enoyl-CoA hydratase/isomerase yields the protein MQFKHVTLDFDGSVAILKLDHQEVMNAVSVDMLGGLAEALDTIEEKKDEVRCIVLTGAGRAFCTGANLQGRNDQSKKTKAGLTLETGFHPFLRRIRNLHCPIVTAVNGPAAGAGMSFALLGDMILCARSSYFLQAFRRIGLVPDCGSTWLLPRLIGRARSIELSLMGERLPAEKALEWGLVNRVYDDGMLMEEAMKLARDLASGPTVALSMIRKLYWDSPENSFEDQLNLEFQCQLRAGDTQDFREGVGAFLEKRPAQFKGK from the coding sequence ATGCAGTTCAAACACGTCACGCTCGATTTCGATGGCTCGGTCGCGATCCTCAAGCTCGACCATCAGGAGGTGATGAACGCGGTCTCGGTGGACATGCTGGGCGGTCTCGCCGAAGCGCTCGATACGATCGAGGAGAAAAAGGACGAGGTCCGCTGCATCGTCTTGACCGGCGCGGGGCGGGCGTTCTGCACCGGCGCGAACCTTCAGGGCCGCAACGACCAGTCGAAGAAGACCAAGGCCGGGTTGACGCTCGAGACCGGCTTTCATCCCTTTCTGCGGCGCATCCGAAATCTACATTGCCCGATTGTGACCGCGGTCAACGGTCCGGCGGCGGGCGCCGGCATGAGCTTCGCGCTGCTCGGCGACATGATCCTGTGCGCGCGTTCCTCTTACTTCCTTCAGGCCTTCCGCCGCATCGGCCTTGTGCCGGATTGCGGCTCGACCTGGCTGTTGCCGCGCCTCATCGGTCGGGCGCGCTCGATCGAATTGTCGCTGATGGGCGAGCGGCTGCCGGCGGAAAAAGCGCTGGAATGGGGCCTCGTCAACCGCGTCTACGATGACGGCATGCTGATGGAGGAGGCGATGAAGCTCGCGCGCGACCTTGCCAGCGGCCCGACGGTCGCGCTGTCGATGATCCGCAAGCTCTACTGGGACAGCCCGGAAAATTCCTTCGAGGACCAGCTCAACCTCGAATTCCAGTGCCAGCTCCGCGCCGGCGACACCCAGGATTTCCGCGAGGGCGTCGGCGCGTTCCTGGAGAAGCGACCCGCGCAGTTCAAAGGCAAATGA
- a CDS encoding acetyl-CoA acetyltransferase: protein MTKTNIPEDRIPVIVGVGEIVDRPKEISDGLEPLDLLEQALRRAEADAGAKLLGEVQSLDVVNFLSWRYRDPERLLAQRLGITPAHCYYGPVGGESPIRYIHEAAKRIARGECTVAAVCGAEAQSTATKAERAGAKLPWTPFAHDVEEPKRGAAFQKPLAVELGVFRPVTVYPFYEAASSAHWGQTPREAMAESGTLWSRYSEAATQNPNAWLKRRYAPEEITTPTADNRLIAWPYSKLMVANPSVNMGGALLLTSLAKARAAGIAEDKLVYPLGGASAEEPRDYLLRDQFFESHPQNAVLKAVMDLAGGDGKRFDAIELYSCFPCVPKMARRTLGLGADVQPTVTGGLTFFGAPLNTYMTHAACAMVRRVRDGAKLGLLYGQGGFVTKHHALVVSKTAPREALAQETSVQAEADRNKRAVPEFVTEANGKGKVESFTVLYGRGGDVEHGVVMLRTNDDRRTLARIPASDSATLAHLLNMERTPVGSLGEIAMAADGVPEWRVA from the coding sequence ATGACCAAGACCAACATCCCCGAAGACCGCATCCCCGTCATCGTCGGCGTCGGCGAGATCGTCGACCGCCCCAAGGAGATCAGCGACGGCCTCGAGCCGCTCGATCTGCTCGAGCAGGCGCTACGCCGTGCCGAGGCTGACGCCGGCGCCAAGCTGCTCGGCGAGGTGCAATCGCTCGACGTCGTCAACTTCCTGAGCTGGCGCTATCGCGATCCGGAGAGGCTGTTGGCGCAGCGGCTCGGCATCACGCCTGCGCATTGCTATTACGGCCCTGTCGGCGGCGAGAGCCCGATCCGCTACATCCACGAAGCCGCCAAGCGCATCGCGCGCGGCGAATGCACCGTGGCGGCCGTCTGCGGCGCCGAGGCGCAGTCGACCGCGACCAAAGCCGAGCGCGCGGGCGCGAAGCTGCCATGGACGCCGTTCGCCCATGATGTCGAGGAGCCCAAGCGCGGCGCGGCGTTCCAGAAGCCGCTGGCGGTGGAGCTCGGCGTGTTCCGTCCCGTCACCGTCTATCCGTTCTACGAGGCCGCCTCCTCCGCGCATTGGGGCCAGACGCCGCGCGAGGCGATGGCGGAATCCGGCACGCTGTGGTCCCGCTATTCGGAAGCCGCCACACAGAATCCCAATGCCTGGCTGAAGCGGCGCTATGCGCCTGAAGAGATCACGACGCCCACCGCCGACAATCGCCTGATCGCCTGGCCCTACAGCAAGCTCATGGTCGCCAACCCGAGCGTTAACATGGGCGGCGCGCTGCTGCTCACCAGCCTCGCCAAGGCGCGCGCGGCGGGGATTGCGGAAGACAAGCTGGTCTATCCGCTCGGCGGCGCCTCGGCTGAAGAGCCGCGCGACTATCTCTTGCGCGACCAGTTTTTCGAGAGTCATCCGCAGAACGCGGTGCTCAAGGCCGTGATGGATCTCGCCGGCGGCGACGGCAAGAGGTTCGACGCGATCGAGCTCTACAGCTGCTTCCCATGCGTGCCCAAGATGGCGCGGCGGACGCTCGGTCTTGGCGCCGACGTGCAGCCGACCGTGACCGGCGGCCTCACCTTTTTCGGCGCGCCGCTCAACACCTACATGACGCATGCCGCCTGCGCGATGGTGCGGCGTGTGCGCGACGGCGCCAAGCTTGGCCTGCTCTATGGCCAGGGCGGCTTCGTCACCAAGCATCATGCGCTGGTGGTGTCGAAGACGGCGCCGCGCGAGGCGCTGGCGCAGGAGACCAGTGTGCAGGCAGAGGCCGACCGTAACAAGCGCGCGGTGCCGGAGTTCGTGACGGAGGCAAACGGCAAGGGCAAGGTGGAGAGCTTCACGGTGCTCTACGGCCGTGGCGGCGATGTCGAGCACGGCGTGGTCATGCTGCGGACTAACGATGACCGGCGCACGCTGGCGCGGATCCCGGCGAGCGATAGCGCGACGCTGGCGCATCTGCTGAATATGGAGAGGACGCCGGTCGGTTCGCTCGGCGAGATCGCGATGGCCGCGGACGGCGTGCCGGAGTGGAGAGTCGCGTGA
- a CDS encoding acyl-CoA dehydrogenase family protein, with protein sequence MTKHTYIPRTTNYTLNPGDELNDLRMSNQVRPLYDHVKKFIRDTVEPMSIEFAKAGEGKEDRWSFTPKQLEVLEKAKNKAKQEGLWNFFLPDDETGQGLKNLDYAYIASELGKSPLASESMNCSAPDTGNMEVLERVGTKEQKEKWLKPLLNGEIRSAYVMTEPNVASSDAKNISTTAKLVGDDWVINGEKYYISGVGDPRCKILIVMVKTNPDAAPSKQQSQILVPRDTPGVEVLGPMYVFGQDHAPRGHMHMRFNNVRVPKENILLGEGRGFEISQLRLGPGRIHHCMRTIGKAEKALDLMVQRGLTREAFGKKIAHLGGNMQIIAQARCEIEAMRLMVLKAAKAMDVLGNKEARVWVSMVKAMVPERACKIIDQAIQMHGATGISHWTPLAEMYQDVRHLRFADGPDEVHWMVVGRHELSMA encoded by the coding sequence ATGACAAAACACACCTACATTCCCCGCACCACCAACTACACCCTCAATCCCGGCGACGAGCTCAACGACCTCCGCATGTCGAACCAGGTCCGGCCGCTCTATGATCACGTCAAGAAATTTATCCGCGACACCGTCGAGCCGATGTCGATCGAGTTCGCCAAGGCCGGCGAAGGCAAGGAAGACCGCTGGAGCTTCACGCCGAAGCAGCTCGAGGTGCTGGAGAAGGCCAAGAACAAGGCCAAGCAGGAAGGTCTCTGGAACTTCTTCCTGCCGGACGACGAGACCGGCCAGGGCCTGAAGAATCTCGACTACGCCTATATCGCATCCGAGCTCGGCAAGAGCCCGCTCGCTTCGGAGAGCATGAACTGCTCGGCGCCGGACACCGGCAACATGGAGGTGCTGGAGCGCGTCGGCACCAAGGAGCAGAAGGAGAAGTGGCTGAAGCCGCTGCTCAACGGCGAGATCCGTTCGGCCTATGTCATGACCGAGCCGAACGTCGCCTCTTCCGACGCCAAGAACATCTCGACGACGGCAAAGCTCGTCGGCGACGATTGGGTCATCAACGGCGAGAAATATTACATCTCCGGCGTCGGCGATCCCCGCTGCAAGATCCTCATCGTGATGGTCAAGACCAATCCGGATGCGGCGCCGAGCAAGCAGCAGTCGCAGATCCTGGTGCCGCGCGACACGCCCGGCGTCGAGGTGCTCGGCCCCATGTACGTATTCGGCCAGGACCACGCCCCGCGCGGCCACATGCACATGCGATTCAACAATGTCCGTGTGCCCAAGGAGAACATCCTGCTCGGCGAAGGCCGCGGCTTCGAGATCTCGCAGCTCCGCCTCGGCCCCGGCCGCATCCATCACTGCATGCGCACCATCGGCAAGGCCGAGAAAGCGCTCGATCTGATGGTGCAGCGGGGCCTCACCCGCGAAGCCTTCGGCAAGAAGATCGCCCATCTCGGCGGCAACATGCAGATCATCGCCCAGGCCCGCTGCGAGATCGAAGCGATGCGGCTGATGGTGCTGAAGGCCGCCAAGGCGATGGACGTGCTCGGCAACAAAGAGGCCCGCGTCTGGGTCTCCATGGTCAAGGCCATGGTGCCCGAGCGCGCCTGCAAGATCATCGACCAGGCCATCCAGATGCACGGCGCCACCGGCATCTCGCACTGGACCCCGCTGGCCGAGATGTACCAGGACGTCCGCCATCTGCGCTTCGCCGACGGTCCGGACGAGGTGCACTGGATGGTGGTCGGCCGCCACGAGCTGAGCATGGCGTGA
- a CDS encoding SDR family NAD(P)-dependent oxidoreductase: MNIFDLSGRVAVITGGNGGIGLGIAQALAAQGCNVSIWGRNADKNKAAAASMAGLSGKVDTRVCDVTDPASVDAAMKATLDIFGRVDGCFANAGIGGGGRRSFIERTEEEWRTMFATNLDGVFHAFQAAARHMTDRANAGDSFGRLVATSSLASIFGTARNEHYAATKAAINALVRALGVELARHGVTANAILPGWIKSDMTAGIMANEKFVANVMPRIPVRRFGEPSDFGGIAVYLMSKASSYHTADTFVIDGGYTAF; this comes from the coding sequence ATGAACATCTTCGACCTCTCCGGCCGCGTGGCCGTCATCACCGGGGGCAATGGCGGCATCGGCCTCGGCATCGCGCAGGCGCTCGCGGCCCAAGGCTGCAACGTCTCGATCTGGGGGCGCAATGCTGACAAGAACAAGGCTGCTGCCGCGAGCATGGCGGGGCTATCAGGCAAGGTCGACACCCGCGTCTGCGACGTCACCGACCCAGCCTCGGTCGACGCGGCGATGAAGGCGACGCTCGACATATTCGGCCGGGTCGACGGCTGCTTCGCCAATGCCGGCATCGGCGGCGGCGGCCGGCGCTCCTTCATCGAGCGCACCGAGGAGGAATGGCGCACAATGTTTGCGACCAATCTCGACGGCGTATTCCACGCGTTCCAGGCCGCCGCGCGCCACATGACCGATCGCGCCAATGCCGGCGATTCCTTCGGCCGGCTGGTGGCGACCTCGAGTCTTGCTTCGATCTTCGGCACCGCGCGCAACGAGCATTACGCGGCAACCAAGGCCGCGATCAACGCACTGGTGCGCGCGCTGGGCGTCGAGCTCGCCCGCCACGGCGTCACCGCCAATGCGATCCTGCCCGGCTGGATCAAGAGCGACATGACCGCGGGCATCATGGCGAACGAGAAGTTCGTCGCCAACGTGATGCCGCGGATTCCGGTTCGCCGCTTCGGCGAGCCGAGCGATTTCGGCGGCATCGCCGTCTATCTGATGAGCAAGGCGTCGTCGTATCACACGGCCGATACGTTCGTGATCGACGGCGGCTATACCGCGTTTTGA